The stretch of DNA ACTCGAACTCACTGGATATTAAAGCACTATTTTGTGTCTATGATGAACGTTTTATTGCGTAATGTTTCAATAGATGGAATGAGTCTCTTGTCTCCTTTTGTGATCATGTTAGAGGAAATTTGAACCCCCACAAAAAAAGTGCGCCGATTTTGTTACTAAGCGTGCTTTTAAATTTATGTAATGATAAAGCTTCACCATGGTGGTCAGGTACGGCGCGATCTTTAAAAAGACTCCATTTTAAAACTCTATCCGACCCCCCGCCAGCAGTTTATAGGATTAAACATCTGACGAACCTTTGGGTACAATCCCTCTCCGCAAAACAGCACTTCTGTAATCGCtggtgttttttttctttctttggttcGCCCGAATGGAGGCCTTTGTTGCCTCATCTCTTTAATCTAATTcatctttttaataaataaagtgagtagcatactattttattctaaaataaataaataaataaataaataaagcttcACCTCTGATCAACTTTTGTTGACACGTTGCATGTTAAAGATACAGGTTGTAACCCTTTTTGAGTGTATAAAATTACACACGGAAATGTTTACGGGGCAAGGAATGTTTTTAGGTGCCCCAGAGTGTACTCAATTGCTAACTAATATATTAATGTGGCTACTTTTTCCTTGAATATTTTGATTCTTAAATTCACAACACTTGTGGAAATAAAATATGTGACAAGTTTGGACAGATATTTAACATTTCTCAATTTgaggaaactatttttaattcaacatttcaattttttttattaataataataaataaaaataaaaatacaagcGGTGGTTTTGGAAATTGGAACCACCTCCCACTACCTCGATATTTACGGAGCCCACCTTTGTCCCGTGTCTCCTGCGAGGCTGCGACTGCACCACACCCTGCGTACAGTGTCGCTGCTGTTCTCAAACGTGAGAAGTGCTTTTCTCTCCCATTTCAGAAGCCCCATTACTCGTTGCTCATGTGAAGCAGCAGCAATGGAGAGGCAAAGGATCTTCTCCCTAAAGCCCATGAAGCTCCTGGCTCTCTCCTTCACcgtctcctcctctctcctcttctgCTTCCTCTTCTCACTCTGGGTTTTTGATGTCACCCCCTCGGGTCCCGCAGAAGCTCATTTACAGTTCTTCGGAAGCTTCAAATCCGCAAAAAAAGGTGCTTTTGCTGCTTCCAGAAGCGATTTCTCTGGTAATGCGACTAAAGGTCCTGCTTTGTGGGAAACCCATGTTGCGGGAGTGGCTAATTTCTCTAGGGAAGCTGTGGATTCGACAGTGGAGGTGAAAGATGCGATCTTGGCACGAGCCCGTGTCAGGGGAGCGAGTGATTTATCTAAAAACGAAGTTGATGATGCAGTTGACAGTGAGAAAGATGGGATTTTTAATGGTGCCCATTTGGAAAGAGCCCATGTTTCCTCTCAAGAAGCTACTGTAACTAACACATCCAAAAGCACTTCTTCTGAAGCAGGAGAATTGATTAGCAGAGGAAGCCCCTATGGTGCTTCTGGAGAAAGCACAAACCCATTAGCGGAAAAGATTGAGAGTAACAGCACAAAACAATGTGACATTTATGATGGAAAATGGGTTTATGATGATGAGAGCTATCCTCTTTACAGGAGCAAATCATGCCCCTTTATAGATGAGGGGTTTAATTGTGAGGCTAATGGGAGAGTGGATTTAGGGTTCATGAAGTGGAGGTGGCAACCTCACCATTGTAGCATCCCAAGGTACCTCATTTTTTCCCTCTTACTTGATTTCATATTTTACTTTACTTATTTGATGTGGGAAAAAGAATACTTGGTTGAACTAGCATTTGGGATTTGCTTGGGCTAAGTTCAGGTTCAACCCTGTGAAAATGTTGGAGATGATTAGAGGGAAGAGACTTGTTTTTGTCGGAGATTCGATTAACCGAAACCAGTGGGAATCCATGATGTGTTTGCTATGGGGGACCGTATCGGACCCTAGACGAGTTCATGAAGCTCGCGGGCGGAGGATCACGAAAGAGAAGGGGAACTACAACTTTAAGTTCTTGGTATACAACCGTAGAATTTATACTTTTATCAGCACCAGTTCGACGATAACCGAGTTTGATCAGAAGGTCTTTATGTAGGATTACAACTGCAGTGTCGAGTATTACGTGACTCATTTCTTGGTGCACGAGAGCAAGGCGAGAATAGGGCTGCGGCGCGTTAAGACGTTGAGGATTGATGCTATGGATAGGAGTTCATCAAGATGGAGGGGAGCTGATATACTTGTATTTAACACTGCACACTGGTGGTCTCACCACAAAACAAAAGCTGGGTGAGCgcgattcttttctttctcaagTGTTTCTGAATTTCAGGCTTTAGCTTTCCTACGTGCGAAGGATTTTACGTTTATCTGAATCCATATATGTTCTTGAGTAAACAATTCGCGTAGTTTCTCGCTAACCCTACGAGTACTGCTGATGCATGGAACTCGGAGTGTATCGATTAATAACTCGTTCCTTTTTATCGATAGAGTCAATTACTATCAGGAAGGAGACCGTGTTCACCCCCGCCTCGATGTTTCTACCGCTTTCCGAAAAGCTTTAACAACTTGGGCGTCGTGGGTCGACCAACACGTTAATCCACGCAAAACGCAAGTTTTCTTCAGAAGTTCTTCGCCGTCTCATTTCAGGTGAGCCCCTCACAGTTCCGAAGCTAAGAAAGTtgggaaaaataataataagaacaaCTGGTCTCTTCTCAACAACTTTGCATGTCGCTGCAGCGGCGGCGAGTGGAATTCGGGAGGGCACTGCAGAGAGAGCACCCGACCGTTGAATGAGACTTCCGAGAGACAAGTTCCTCTCAGAAACTTGGTATTGGATCAAGTAGTAAAGCAAATGAGAACCTCTGTAACTATCCTCAACATAACTAACTTATCGGGGCTTAGAATTGATGGGCACCCATCGATATACGGTAAGAAGTTTGAGAAAGTGCAGCAATCGAGCATTCAAGATTGTAGCCATTGGTGCCTCCCTGGAGTCCCAGACACATGGAATGAGCTCCTTTACTTCTATCTAACATCGCATCACAAACCGATTTTGGCGAGCTAGTTTATGGGATGAAAGCCTACTAACCTTGTCATGTTAATACCTCTGAATTGTTCATctgtatttcttttcttttcttctttttttttcttttttgtgttgaGCCCctaattgttttattttattttattttattttattcttttgtgtCTGCTTATTTGAATCTTACCTTGAGGCTATTGGCATGATTGTGAGACTAAATGTACATGATATGAAAAATATcggtattttttaatatttctataCTCTAATTTTCTTTGCTGCTTGTTAATTGTTAGCAGTATTCTTGTGTTCATGTATGCAAATTGAGATGATGCCTACTAAAGAAAGCAAATTTTCACTTTGTACCCTCCACTTGTCCCGAAGTGCATGATTCATTTCCCCGGCCTACCTCTTATAAAATTTCGTTGTTCTAATGAAGCCGCCACAAAATTTACCGAAAATTCTTCACAACATCTGCAAATTCATAtaacttaaaataaatttaacaaaatttcttttctatCGGCACGATTCATAAACAGGGggtaaaaaaggagaaaatagaAGACAAAAAGTAACTGGACTTATTAATCTCACTAATTGGTGGATCCATTATGATAAAGTGCATTATTTAGCAGGGATATTAAGTTGCATATGTAGCAACTGTACAACATTACATTGTAATCAACTCGAAATAAATcataaatattctaaattttaatctatAAATACTCTTCAAATAAACTCAGTTCAATAGCAGCTCTAGCGGACGAGGATAATTAGTAATGCATTTAAGAAGCAATATAATTTACCTTCCCTCTTATGTATAGATGAGCAATGTGTTACATGTACTGTATTCTATACTTTGCAAGCTCGTTATGTGCGGAATTTCAAAGAATCACACAACCAGCGTCAATCAAGCTACCTTATGAGCTCGGCTGTGAGAAACAGCCGAATCATCTCTCTTCGATGACCCTCCTGGCTTGCGGGCCCAAGCAGGTGCTTGATCAGGCCCATAGCGATAATCGTAAAATAGCTCCTCGCTCGCTTCAATGTGCTCTTTTGCAAAAATACCCACACGATGGTCACCAGCGACCAACATTACCTGCACAAATATGGTTGTTATGATGACAGAGAATAGATGGTAATGTCTTCGGATGGCTTAAAGAGAATACCTTTGCATAGCAATTAGGATTTGATGAATGATTTGCAAATTTTAGCTTGTCGCCCTTGCGGTAGGCATCCAGTACAAACTGCATAAGGAACACCGCTAGTCTTAATTTTAAAGAATGATTACCATAACCAAAACCCCAAAGCAACTCCTACAGTCAGTACACTGCAAAAGATTAGTAAGTGCCTATTTGGTCCAGCTTCTGAACAGCTCTACTTGCGAAGTAAAAGGCAATTTTCTGGAAACAAGGACTGAAGCTTTTGGTTGGGACAGGGagtaaaaatgagctaaaaatgAGCCTCTAAGACTAAAAAACAATTCCTCATTCTAGCTACATAGGACTTCTTCAAACAGCACTATTTGAAGACTAACACAACAGCTCCAGCCGGGGCAAGTAAGAAAGAAGTTCTTTCTACACGTAGATTCTTAACAGAGAAAAGCTGAAACAATACCTGAtcatttaaatcaaaaaggaaGGACGAGTTTGCACGGTCGTAGATCTTGCCACGTTTATCTGCTTCTTTGTGGGAAATCAATTCGCCCGTATATTCTCCAAGATAGTCGTTCTTATTAACAGGGTTCTAATGAATATCAAAGAGTGTCGGTAAGTTCAATGATTGTTACTACCACAATTTACAACAATGACTTTTCTTACCTTTAGAAAAGCTCCCCATCCGGCAACATCAGACTTCGCCAGCACAATCTTCGTATCATATTAAAAAAGTTAATGAAGAACATTACATCCTCAAGCATAGTGAAACAAGATGATAAGAAACTAACATCGCACTAGTACACTTACTCGCTGCTGTTGTTTCAAAAGGAGCTTCATATTTCCACACTGATAGCCATCGCCTCGTGCCGGCGGCTCGCCTAGTGAACCATCTCCACAGCTGTGCACCAGAACTCtggttagaatacttttagcaaTCTGAATCAGGATAGAGCTTTAAGCTAAAATTAGCGTATGACGCTATCATAAGAGATCCAAGGTGGCTGAATCTCTCCTGATCACCTATATCTATGTTATATCCAGCCTCCCTATACAACATCCCAAATCATCCACCTAATACCGACAGAAAACCAACTTGTGGTAACTTAATTCACTTTTCAGTTGATACAAAGGTGAAACTTTTTCCATACTTCATATGGTTCATTGTTTGGCATAGATGCAGATAACCCCCCTGGAAACATCATGATCTCCACTGTAACACCGTCAATAATGAAACCCTACAGATAATCCCCTAGATTTGTAAAATGTTAGTACCTTACCCGCTCCTGTAGGGGGTACAGTGGATGATTTTCTAAAAAATCAAGGAATTCTCCAAAGGTTTTTATCATCAATTGGGTTAAAGTGCAAATATGACACTTCCAGAGgaatttctgtaatttagcccatttatttattttatcccAGGCATTCAGCTGGCTAGAATAAGAATGAATTAGTAGAAACCTCATTAGTTAATCGGTTATGTCATCCATAGGAATAATGGTGTCCTTTACCGGTTACAGCCTGTTGTTAAACAAATTAATCTTAACTGTCCCATAACAGATCACATAAATTAAcatgcttctagaagcataaAAAATGGCATTCAAATTATTATAGGAAGTTGCTTAATAGTTCCTGTaacataataaaaagaaaagcatcTAACAGAAAAATGCAATGACAAATTACCTGACCCAGCAATTCCTGCAAACATCAGGATCACATTCACGTCCTGCAGCAAAGCATGGGCATTGCCGGCTTCTGCACTGACTTTTCGCACAATGGCATCCTCTAAATCGGTTTTTGCAGCTCTTAGAACACCTACAAGAAAATAACGTGTTGATACAACATTGTGAAAGTTGTGGATGTTActcacatatatgctcaaaattcaagaaaactaaaaaaacgCGTTAGATCAATAACTTATATGATATGAAAAAAGTTTAGCATCTCCAATTTAATACTTCAAGCATTATTATGTATCTTACAATGTTTGACAGACTCAAGGCTTACAAAAGAAGTTGTTCTGCCTGTTCATACCACATGACCACAGGAAGGGCATAATACATACAATTGCTGTGTGTTCATAATTTAATCCATACCCGCAATACTTTTCGCAGCATGTTCCATTTTGCATACAAGAACAGTCTTTTCCACACATTTGCTGGCAAGCACATGGTGTATACTGCCTACACGATTGTTGTTTCCCATCAGCAATCCTTTTCCGAATAGTTGGATGACCAGTGGATTTCCAAGTATATTTAAGCTTCCGAGTTTTACCCCTCCGACGACAAATTCGGGTTCTCGTTGTCATGTCTTGCTCCTACAAGGCACAATCAATGTTATGATATAAACTGTTTTAACTCCAAGATGCTTGCTTGAGCATCTTCATAGGACAAATGATCATAgtacaaatcaaaaataattctttgagaggaaaaaaagctTTGAGCTTTTTAAGTCAGGAAGAGAAATTTTGGGTTGAAGTAAATGGAAAATCTTATCATGATAGAGCAAATAAAGTTACTAGCACCAATATAATGATACTACAATCTCATCAGAGATCATAGTACTAGAGAGAAAAGGTTTTTAGGAATATTATACCAGTTCTTTCTTTTAGATACAACCTAAACAGCATTCCCATGTTATCATAGACTAACAGTCAGTCAACTAATAAATTGAACAGATTCTTTAGTACATACTGTGTACTCCTGGTCAGCCTTTCCAAAGTCATCGAAGCTCGAGTTTGTCAAAAGAGGTCTGCTTGGTAAAGTATTACCATTATTAAACATGTAGTTAGATACATCAATGCATGTCTTCAACCCAGAAAGTAGGTTTCTCGCTATGAGGCAACTGTACAAGAAAGAAAATGGTAGTTGGAACAGGTAAAAGAATGAATGATCCTCCTGAGAACTTCAAATTAAGCTTCTAGCTATACCTGTTTCTCCCGAATATCTCTATCCCTTTCAAGTAAAGATCTTTCTCTAAGGTACTCCAACAAGTACTAGTTTGTGCATTCCTGTCACCGAATGACATCAGCGAAACCTTATTAGTATCTTCTCCTATATCGTCTAAGGCGTCATTTTGATTACCAGCACAGAAATCTGATCTCAAAGAATGTTCAGAGGAATCATCTACGGCTTCCTCCTGAAGTGGATCTGAACTGGGCTCTCCAGAATCTGGACCTTCATCATCAATCTTAATATCCAAAGAAACATCTGAAGATGTTAATGTCTtctgttttttctctttagGACCGAGATTATCTTCTCCTAGGGATATACTTTCATTCTTTGAGAAGCTGCGCTTCCCTCTATTTTTCATGGGTATTGTAGGTTTAGTATTTGGCGAAGTACTTGTCTCGGCAGTTTCTGAAGAAGCCATGACTGGTTTGTCCTCATCAGCGTATTTTTCCATAGATGCAACTTGGTTTACATTGTCATCATCTGGATTTGAATCTTCAGACTCAGAGGGCAATCCAGTTCCACGTTCCACTGTCACCATTTTGGATTTCATCCCATGTGTGGCACTAGAATCAGGGCTATCACCATGAGGATCTTGAAAACCTTCTCGTCTCTAGGGAAAAGATACAAATTAAAGTTAGATCATCTTGATTGGCTAAAGAGcataattatcaaatatataaatgaaaTCTTAGTAGTAGAAGAAGCAACATCTCTCCTAATATTCATAATCCTAGTATGAGAGCCAATACCCTAAGGTAACATTGATCACCACATGGTTTCCTGCTTTCATCAAGTTCAAACTCATACGGCTGCTTTTCACTCTGCCAAGTAAAATCCCCATTAAATTGGCAAATATTTTCAAATCACGCATAAAATTTAGCATTCACAAGTTTCATTGACTCACTGGCATGACTAAATTCTGGGAACAGCCATGAAGGCGGCAGTCAAAAACCTGCAATCACCGAAATATATCGAGTAAACGGATCAAGAAAATTAGAAGTGGTTGAGAGGTACAACGGATCAGTACAATTAACACCTACCAAGCATCGTCGGCAAAAGAGATTATCAAAAGAGTCCAAAGCAGCATCAAGAGTCTTATCAAGAAAGGCTCTACCTTCATGGACTGCTTCATCAGGAGCTGCAGAATTATTcgcatttttttcatttttctcaacAAGCTTTTTGCATCTTTCCtgcatattttaaattatgtaatGTACGATTCAGAGCCAATATTTATGTGCTCTAAATCAAGTCTGTTAAGAACAACAGCAATCTCAATACCTAAATGGTGTACCTCAATTTCCGAAGGAGTTGCATCAATAAAATGGCGGAGGATATTCAGAACTTCCTGGTTTAACCCATGATCCTGAAGGGCCTTCCTGCGATAGTTACAGCAAATATGAGGATATTTAGTTGTCATGACATTTTAATATCTCACCATAGGAAGCACAATGACAAATCTAAGTTCACCAAGTGGAGGATTTCTGTGGCTTCTCTTTTTTAGCCTTTTTGACTAGcaactaataaaaaaagaaagagattaatGTTTCATCCTCAGATGCACAGGGCACCATAGAGATTACTGTTTGTGCTACGGCTAGCTACATAACCCTCTTATACAAGATCCAAACAAATTTTAGTTTCGCTCTACTAAGACAACTTTTTAAGGGTCTTTTGTAAACAAATTATAACTAGATTTTTTAATCCTTTAAGACTTAATATATGGAGTCATAACTTAGTTCCTTTAGAATTGTTTTTTGGGAAGTATATCCTATTAACTTCTATAACAGGCCAGTCAGCCCCAAATTTGGATTCTTTGATGTCTCTTTGGTTCAGTAAATTAGTCAATAAATAATCTAGACATAGTTTATCAAAATATCCTAAGAGGAACGTgtccaatcaaattcaaagTAGACTAAGAAGGCCCATTCTGGACTTGATATAAGAAAACTATATGAAGACTATCTCTGATATGGAACATCAAAAAGTTCAGTTTGAAAGAAATACGGACACATTGGTTTCAAATTATCTCAGTTAAGCTTGATCTAACCTTTTAACCTGATCAACTGAAGCTGGGCTACATAAGTTTGAGCAAACAAATAAAACCAGATGAAAGTTCTAAGCAATAACTCAAAGGAAcgtagaaaaatataacaaaagcaCGATTAAATAGTATATACCATAAAATCTGATCTTCTCCTTCAGAGAATTCATGCTTCTCTTCCAACGGTTCAGAAATCTCTTCATCGCTATCGCTACATATCAGAGCTTCATTGCCATATGGGTCATAATAAATCCTCCTCCTTCCAATAACTGACTGGTCCTCAGCCATTCTTTGATTTCTGTGCTGTGTTGGGTAAGCTAGAGTAAATAACAGGAACAAAATGCAACCTCTTGGCCATCATTCAAGATGTTTAATATGAAGGTGATGCACATTGACGATAGAACAATTATATTGAATGTAATGTAAGaagtatatatgaatgcaaagGATCATCTACCAAACATTTCATAGTAAGCTTAGGCCAAGCCAGGAATCAAGAGTTGTTGCAACTCAAAAAAAAGGGATCACAAGTTGTTAATTTTTCTTCTCGAAgaccttatcttcaaaatgctTTTACATGTCTggttaagaaagaaaaaaaacaacagAACATGATGGATGTTGTTGAATTCATAACAAATGGGCACTGAATAACATAAATTCTACAGGTTTATTGTCTAGGCTCTTCTCTTATCTCTAGATAAGCTCAAAGCGGCTTCCAACAAAGAAGATCACAGTTTAAGGTTTAGAATTATAAAGAAGCATATTCACATTTAGAAATCCAGTTTACAAACAGACTTAAAAGGCTTGAATGTGCATAACTCTGTCTCCATTATTTTATGCTTTACTTGCAATTAAATCAACAACCAATACATCCTTTACTTGTCTTACACCATCAAGTTACATCTAGACTAACTAGAAATCATAGAAAAAATAATCTATCTATTGAAACAATCAACATAAAATAATCAGTTTATTGCACAATCACCATCTCAGGCTCACACTTACTTTTACTTCTTTGATCTCCTACTTGCCTGAACAGATAAGTTAAGAATACTAACTACTTACTCCGAAGATTTACACACTTAGAAGAACACTTCTAGATTACCAAAAAGTCATTATAATGGATTGGAACAAATAACACTTTGCCATTGCATTCTAACTGATAAGCAGCATATTAATTTGACTAGAAAATATATCGAGAACAAGAAACAATACTTTGCTAGGAAAATCCATGATGTGTACGGCGGGATCTTCTCAATGAAAGGAAGCTTGACGAGGCACACCACGCCGTTTCCTACTGCCAAAGTCCCCGCCGATAGGTTCTCTTCCTGGCTATGCCCAATCTCCTTCTCCCCCGACCCATTCACACACTCCCATCCACTCAACTCACACAGGGCATTCCCCATTCGGGCGGAGAGCACGTTCTCCGCCATTTCCGGCCTCGGCAAGCTCCTCGTCGCCACCTCGGCCGCCGCGGCGATATCAAACATGTGGCACGTATGGATCCGAAGACTCTTCCGGTTCTTCTCGATCTTTTCCTACAATTTAGCCAATTTCGCGCCTCAAATTCACCAGGATCATTAGGGATTGTGATGACAAAGAAATCGGACGATGCTTACTTTGATCGAAACCAATCGAGATGCCTGGATTTGCTTCTTGAGCTGATTCAGCTTCGACGAGAGGCTCGAGATCGAATCCTTCCCGTGAGGTCCCTCCGATCTCTGCGACAACAAAAGCATGACGAAGTAGCACAGCGATATTAGATCGATTTCTCCGAATATTGCATGATATTTAGGGTTTGTGATCGCGAAATCGTAGAGAAATCCCACCTTGGGGCGATGAGAAGAGGAATCGGGGCCTCGGGACGAAGACGCCATGGCGGGTAACAgtaacaaagagagagagagagagagagagagagagaggagggggcgCTTTATCGAAGGTGATCCCAAAAAGTAAAATTAGGTGTAGGCGCCAGGACGGGCGGTATCCAACGTGGCACATTGAAGAGATTGTGGTCCCACAGGAACGTGCGGCTCAGATGCGTCGGTAGCAACAACGTTTATCTTGATCGTGTATTATTActgttattgttattatttttattattattaattgtttGTTATGAGAAAAGTTAAATGGAAAGAGCTTCTGAAGCGTCTTCGGCGCCGAATACGTGGCGCGCTCAAAAGTCGTCAAGGTGGGTGTGCATCTGCACATACTATGGGTTGAATTTAATTACATGCTTAGTTCTTGAAGTTTAGTTTTAGTACCATTTAAGTAGAATTAAGAGTCTCTAATTAAATACTTATTCCTTAATAACAAAGTAATATATCGAACAAATCACAAGATAGCTAAGCCCTCCATTTTATAAAACACAAGATGTATTTTTCCATCATTTGCACTTCAATATCACATTGTTAACACCAACCGAACCTAGcataattgactaaaattttaataactagCACCTAAGGccttaaatttagtttcaaatctaattattttatatttataataatcgAGTCTATATTTAAAGAATAAACAAAGAGACTACCTTTttcttaaaacaaaaatatttcacTCGGTTTACAAATGTAGCATTAGCATTTTACTGTCTATTTAGCAGAATATtttactgtaaaataaaaaaaaattagattacagcgaaatatatatatttttttaaacaacagTAAAGTACAAATAAATTAAACCACAAGATTGCTTCTGGTTGCTCCAGCAGGAAACAAACGGAGGAATTAAAAATAGTTGTTGTTAACACCATCTCACTCTTCAGATTGATCCTCCGTTCCATCATTATAGCAAGCAAAATTGTCACATACCAACCACCCACAGTGTACCCGTTTCCttaaaatatagtaatattttgcTAAGAATACCAGCAAAAAAAATGCATCCAACCGAATTTTCAGCTGCTTAGAATAGAAggcaaaaatttaaaagtaatcTATACCGATACAACGCTTTCGCCAAAACAGCTGAATGATCTATTTTAGCCCATTCGTGCTCCGAGCCTAGAATTGCACACTTTCCGCAATGCAGAGCAGCACAGATTAGACCATTTCAGCTATGTATATAGTTTTCcgaataataaaagaaaactcTGAGGCGGAAACTCCGTTCACTGCTCGGAAGCTGGTAGGGGCTGAAGGGCTTTGAGGGGATTCATGATGACTCCGTCGATTAGGCCGTACTCCTTGGCTTCTTTTGCGCTCATGAAGAAGTCCCGGTCGGTGTCTTGGTTGATCTTCTCGAGCGGTTGACCGGTATGGTATGCTAGATAGCCATTCAAATTCGCCTTGTGATGTAGCATCTCATTAGCCTGAAGCAAAGCaaaattatttagatatatTACCATTAAACCAAATTAATGtgaagttttttgtttttcttttctttttgaatatCCATGTATCGAGCAAAAGTTTTAAGGTTTACCTGGATGTCAATATCAGTTTGTCCACCCTGGGCTCCTCCGAGAGGCTGATGAATCATTATTCGGGAGTTGGGTAAGCTGTAGCGCTTCCCTGCATCAATTTGGATTGCGGAAAATAAGAAGAGTAAGAAAACAGCTAGACTTCCTTTTGGTAAAATGTAGTCTGTGAATTAAAAGATCAAAGAAAAACTCACTGACCTTTGGTACCCGAACTCAGAATGAAAGCACCCATACTGTTATAGGAAGGCCAAGAATGAGTCTCAAAAGTCAGTAACACATGCGGAACAAGAATGAAcagatatcgaaaaataaagcaaaatcATGTATATAAGATCAATGAAAAATTGGAAATGAGGAATATGAAGGGTATTTCCATTTTATACAGGTCAATTCAAGCTTGTTCTAATAACTTCCTGCTTTCATACCAAAAGAAAACCACAATGATATGAAGTAAACCAAATGGAAACTCTGAAATTTAGGCATAGGTTTCCTCAGATAAACTTAGCTGAGGTGTCATTGATATGAAGAATATGACTGTTATATGTTCTTTATTtgcaaagaaaaaatatatgaaatgtGAATTTCAGAACAAAATACATACTAAACTCTGTTAAGATCCAGTATAACAAAGCCAAGTTTTGAATTACTGAATGATGGCTTGCAGTGCTTAAAGTATCTGTAACTTCCAACATATCAATACAACAAAATCACCGAGGTATCCAATTGAAGGTTTGACAATGATACAACGCATCACTACGCACATGTATAAAACCAAAATATGCTGCACAATTGAAACATCAACTGTTTATGTTTGGAGATTGCGCACATCATGACAACGTTGCCAGCTTGTTGTTCACAAACAGCTCCCATTCAGCTCAAAACTAGGGCAGGAAGAGCTCACTCATTCGCTCATTTAATAAAGAAGCCTAGCTTGATCTTATAGTCTAGATTGCTTGGTTTAGGCTCAATCAAATTCGAAAGTATTGATAAAAGACAAAAACAGTAACACAATAAGACAATATAGCAATTTGTATGAAAGATTTGTGTAGAAAAAATGTATTTGATGTTATACTAGCACGATTCTAATTATATTGGGTAAAGCAATATATGTTTGCTCAAAGTTCATATAATTAAAA from Ananas comosus cultivar F153 linkage group 18, ASM154086v1, whole genome shotgun sequence encodes:
- the LOC109724116 gene encoding protein trichome birefringence-like 6; amino-acid sequence: MERQRIFSLKPMKLLALSFTVSSSLLFCFLFSLWVFDVTPSGPAEAHLQFFGSFKSAKKGAFAASRSDFSGNATKGPALWETHVAGVANFSREAVDSTVEVKDAILARARVRGASDLSKNEVDDAVDSEKDGIFNGAHLERAHVSSQEATVTNTSKSTSSEAGELISRGSPYGASGESTNPLAEKIESNSTKQCDIYDGKWVYDDESYPLYRSKSCPFIDEGFNCEANGRVDLGFMKWRWQPHHCSIPRFNPVKMLEMIRGKRLVFVGDSINRNQWESMMCLLWGTVSDPRRVHEARGRRITKEKGNYNFKFLDYNCSVEYYVTHFLVHESKARIGLRRVKTLRIDAMDRSSSRWRGADILVFNTAHWWSHHKTKAGVNYYQEGDRVHPRLDVSTAFRKALTTWASWVDQHVNPRKTQVFFRSSSPSHFSGGEWNSGGHCRESTRPLNETSERQVPLRNLVLDQVVKQMRTSVTILNITNLSGLRIDGHPSIYGKKFEKVQQSSIQDCSHWCLPGVPDTWNELLYFYLTSHHKPILAS